One genomic region from Antedon mediterranea chromosome 3, ecAntMedi1.1, whole genome shotgun sequence encodes:
- the LOC140044746 gene encoding uncharacterized protein produces MAKADKCQNRELRLLQRDSHFEESMNVKRSEFKCEECSLSFHRKTSYDSHIMNNHKKKEEMAEIWKQLDKPDFLPPKIKPKSEKIHIVKSDLKHKIVVGLDGKIVKKYKAGIVELRKKVNTTNVIKSVHMLTPPVLAKKPTPIAPAKTSWKNQSFEKKGIQCLNCKSQFKNAFEFGVHTTRVEHRVPCTICFTSFENQCHLKRHQKIAHPHVCKMCDKLFSTEQHLDVHQRVSHRMVYQTMKNDKQKQISTNGAKSKSNTVPTIIISDSDSDEAAKKSNLNNKASGSNVVSTSKKHSLSANDMMQSLASIAQSKETKDPFSNMLSVMLEKPVMKKTPSVIYTSSRPMFHIQGTHAPLAKKQVQPVQNKVVALNPPVSTTTGLSSFLGQHVTSTVYSNLRPKGSFNLGKQVERVNLACRLAQHKQSLELKKLLKRHSQYKINDKDLKYKIPLGNLNEEFDNCPLFPSEEDIKMRTFDYTKSPLSVMDDPSILTNFGLNTEVMQRMFSEAVDSCILQEAWKLTHSSTLRRRSREVTSYSLKQKQECILDLHVQLLAIRNAAQTIVNSTLVKHITELKKAEKQADPVVAIDKPSDGQPSDKPFKDVKTINLDKQDAPDDKSKDPKSESTEPQPINIEKALKTEQAITTQEENQQSKTDQDKSDIKQEGNKNEQSENAKLPSPKAACQSIGNAENLSKDGLPNVQKDSAELSEQQNVVSNDVNNLLPKPMEVVADKIMDNRKSKSQNEDVNGMSDEPLEKVDNQEIVIDKQSSVKMITNEVCNQTESKLQIPEAVNDVSNKTAVENVDVVTGDSNVTESKKEVTNNTMLNKPSHNDTAPSENNQGEIEVKQNSSAKGEETCNEPLTEMERVKQCKMLTEEMIKAIPKTKSGENIIISEVQISSEYCGLLGKGHFNGMDFRWIVQFARPYVNTLISHRKEDYGEGSPDKDHVKDLKSNIIEQPTDQTTASGVQSTTFGSTGNTSVIQTNMASSETPTVTVESVFNSVVEATIIGESAPVVAQMTTLPTLTAFSSISTNLPVAAAPVALTPLAGTRPTFRQLSPVSVPVSSPKSSVVSPAIFPRPAPALFQVLPCESIQPTLTFTQPAQPITTKIVLGQGIQQVQHVPMVSSIKLAGLPNICQNSTVCVPAGVSQFTSIPQVSVGQKEFRSFLPKSPTGLLTLSNNNMTVLHQDILLKSTNYNQKMFTLSAAKPVVRNFDFVPTTQDSNHMPSETKTFSMVVNLQEEPNNKVFYTLEDCLDFEAGEIILFNNDIQVGKVPQNNMKKLFKCDLVLGKSTEQERNDNVTFLNSLYNIRKLYISGHLKKMVYQKLIPIAPILKCSWIPVQEKRTYAFLVESLLKKGVSSTDEDLERINTLLLDVLNRSLKKPLAGAKSSAETKTKTLKGKKRGNNCNLEVCLTNLSLPKNQSTVLVTEKKNAKNEHIGFVIKNKTGSSFTKDIIDKEHLTRKRSHSKVKSEEESNDDDGHKSKAKKDKKDVKTKEKIKENNDEQTRLRKRSIQKEGTHAEKTENELQIGCQSFVIPDETDPEIQFASYRKRATRGQKQ; encoded by the exons ATGGCCAAAGCAGATAAATGTCAAAACCGTGAGTTGCGTCTTTTACAAAGAGATTCTCATTTTGAAGAAAGTATGAACGTCAAACGATCAGAGTTTAAATGTGAGGAATGTTCATTATCGTTTCACCGCAAGACTTCCTACGACTCCCACATAATGAATAATCATAAGAAGAAAGAAGAAATGGCCGAAATATGGAAACAATTAGATAAGCCTGACTTTCTCCCTCCAAAAATTAAACCTAAATCAGAAAAGATACACATTGTAAAGAGCGACCTAAAACACAAGATTGTTGTTGGTCTGGATGGTAAGATTGTCAAGAAATACAAGGCAGGGATTGTTGAATTGCGAAAGAAAGTGAACACAACTAATGTAATCAAATCTGTACACATGTTGACTCCACCAGTTTTAGCCAAGAAACCTACACCTATag CTCCTGCAAAAACCTCATGGAAAAACCAGTCTTTCGAGAAGAAAGGTATACAATGTTTGAATTGTAAAAGCCAATTTAAGAATGCCTTTGAATTTGGTGTTCACACAACGCGTGTGGAGCATCGAGTTCCTTGTACAATCTGCTTCACTTCATTTGAGAACCAGTGCCATTTGAAAAGACATCAAAAGATTGCACATCCTCATGTATGTAAAATGTGCGATAAACTGTTTTCGACTGAGCAGCACTTAGACGTCCACCAGCGAGTCTCGCATCGTATGGTGTACCAAACAAtgaaaaatgataaacaaaaacaaatatcaacTAATGGGGCCAAGTCTAAAAGCAACACTGTGCCAACAATTATTATTTCCGACTCAGATTCAGATGAAGCAGCAAagaagtcaaatttaaacaacaaaGCATCAGGTTCAAACGTTGTATCCACATCCAAGAAGCACAGTCTCAGTGCCAATGACATGATGCAAAGTTTGGCTTCTATAGCGCAGTCAAAGGAAACAAAAGATCCGTTCTCCAATATGTTGTCTGTCATGTTAGAGAAGCCAGTTATGAAAAAAACGCCATCAGTAATTTATACTTCTTCTAGACCAATGTTCCATATTCAAGGAACCCATGCGCCATTAGCTAAGAAACAAGTACAGCCTGTTCAGAACAAGGTTGTCGCCTTAAACCCGCCGGTATCGACCACCACAGGGCTTTCATCATTTCTTGGACAACATGTCACCTCAACTGTTTACAGTAACCTAAGACCAAAAGGTTCATTTAATCTTGGTAAGCAAGTTGAGCGTGTTAATCTAGCTTGTAGGCTTGCGCAACACAAGCAATCACTTGAGCTTAAGAAACTTTTAAAGAGACattcacaatataaaattaatgataaggacctaaaatataaaataccacTTGGGAACTTAAATGAAGAATTTGATAATTGCCCTCTGTTTCCTAGTGAAGAAGATATTAAAATGCGAACATTTGATTATACCAAATCACCTTTGTCCGTAATGGATGACCCCagtattttgacaaattttggtTTGAACACTGAAGTAATGCAACGCATGTTCAGTGAAGCAGTCGATTCATGCATTTTGCAAGAAGCTTGGAAGTTAACTCACTCATCAACATTGCGCAGGAGAAGTAGAGAAGTCACCAGTTATTCTTTGAAACAGAAGCAGGAATGTATACTAGATTTGCATGTCCAGCTTCTTGCTATTCGTAATGCTGCACAAACAATTGTTAATAGTACTcttgtgaaacatataacagaATTAAAGAAAGCAGAGAAACAAGCAGATCCTGTTGTAGCGATTGACAAACCAAGTGATGGTCAACCTTCAGACAAGCCTTTCAAAGatgtaaaaacaattaatttagaCAAGCAAGATGCACCTGATGACAAAAGTAAAGATCCAAAATCAGAATCAACCGAACCTCAACCCATAAATATAGAAAAAGCACTCAAAACTGAACAGGCCATAACCACCCAAGAAGAAAATCAGCAGTCCAAAACAGACCAGGATAAAAGTGATATTAAGCAAGAAGGAAACAAAAATGAACAATCTGAAAATGCTAAGTTACCTTCTCCAAAAGCTGCATGTCAATCTATTGGAAATGCTGAGAACCTATCAAAAGATGGCTTACCAAATGTACAGAAAGATTCTGCAGAATTAAGTGAGCAACAAAATGTAGTCAGTAATGATGTGAACAATTTGCTACCTAAACCAATGGAAGTAGTCGCAGACAAAATAATGGATAATCGTAAGTCAAAAAGTCAAAACGAGGATGTCAATGGAATGTCTGATGAACCTCTAGAAAAGGTAGACAACCAAGAGATAGTGATTGATAAACAATCTTCTGTTAAAATGATAACTAATGAAGTATGCAATCAAACTGAAAGTAAATTACAGATTCCTGAAGCCGTGAATGATGTTTCAAATAAAACAGCTGTTGAGAATGTTGATGTTGTTACTGGTGATTCAAATGTAACTGAAAGTAAAAAAGAAGTTACTAACAATACCATGTTGAACAAACCAAGTCACAATGACACAGCACCTTCTGAGAATAATCAAGGAGAGATAGAAGTCAAGCAAAACAGTTCTGCAAAAGGCGAAGAAACATGCAATGAACCATTAACAGAAATGGAGCGAGTGAAGCAATGTAAGATGCTGACGGAGGAAATGATAAAGGCCATTCCTAAAACTAAATCTGGTGAAAATATAATCATAAGCGAAGTTCAGATAAGTTCAGAATATTGTGGTCTTCTTGGGAAAGGTCATTTTAATGGAATGGACTTTCGATGGATTGTTCAATTTGCCAGACCATATGTCAACACTCTAATATCACATAGAAAAGAAGATTATGGAGAAGGCAGTCCAGATAAAGATCATGTAAAAGACCTGAAGTCAAATATAATTGAACAACCAACTGACCAAACAACAGCTTCAGGTGTACAAAGTACAACCTTTGGAAGTACAGGTAATACATCTGTGATTCAAACCAACATGGCGTCATCTGAAACACCTACAGTAACGGTTGAATCTGTTTTTAACTCTGTTGTTGAAGCTACCATTATTGGCGAAAGCGCACCAGTTGTTGCACAGATGACAACTCTACCTACTTTGACAGCATTTTCATCTATTTCTACTAATCTACCTGTAGCTGCAGCTCCAGTCGCTTTGACTCCGTTGGCAggtactaggcctactttccGTCAGCTCTCTCCAGTGTCTGTACCAGTAAGTTCACCTAAATCCTCTGTTGTTTCTCCAGCGATCTTTCCTCGACCTGCCCCAGCTTTGTTTCAAGTTTTACCTTGTGAAAGCATCCAACCAACATTGACTTTTACTCAACCTGCCCAGCCTATCACAACAAAAATTGTATTAGGTCAAGGCATACAACAAGTTCAACATGTACCAATGGTTAGTAGTATTAAACTTGCTGGCCTGCCAAACATATGTCAAAATTCAACTGTATGTGTACCAGCAGGTGTTTCTCAATTCACAAGTATCCCTCAAGTTTCCGTAGGTCAAAAGGAATTCCGATCATTTCTGCCGAAATCACCTACTGGTTTATTAACATTGTCTAACAACAATATGACAGTTTTGCATCAGGATATTCTACTTAAGTCAACTAATTATAATCAAAAAATGTTCACACTATCAGCTGCAAAGCCCGTTGTCAGAAATTTTGACTTTGTTCCGACCACTCAGGATTCGAACCATATGCCTTCAGAAACAAAAACGTTTTCTATGGTGGTAAACCTTCAAGAGGAACCAAACAACAAAGTGTTTTACACCCTTGAGGATTGTCTGGATTTTGAAGCTGGtgaaattatattgtttaataatgACATACAAGTTGGAAAGGTTCCACAAAATAATATGAAGAAACTTTTTAAATGTGACCTTGTACTAGGTAAAAGTACTGAGCAGGAAAGGAATGACAACGTGACATTTCTCAATTCTTTGTATAACATTAGAAAACTGTATATATCAGGCCACCTGAAGAAAATGGTTTATCAGAAACTAATTCCCATAGCTCCAATTTTGAAATGTTCTTGGATCCCAGTACAAGAAAAACGTACATATGCATTTCTTGTGGAATCATTACTAAAGAAGGGAGTTAGTAGCACTGACGAGGATTTGGAAAGAATTAATACCCTGCTGTTAGATGTTTTAAACagaagtttaaaaaaacctcTGGCTGGTGCAAAGTCTTCAGCAGAAACTAAGACCAAAACTTTGAAGGGGAAGAAAAGAGGTAATAATTGTAACCTGGAAGTCTGTCTGACAAACCTATCACTTCCAAAAAACCAATCTACAGTTTTGGTGACAGAAAAAAAGAATGCAAAGAATGAGCACATtggttttgtaataaaaaacaaaactggATCTTCTTTTACGAAAGACATCATTGACAAGGAGCATTTAACCAGGAAACGGTCACATAGCAAAGTTAAATCTGAAGAAGAATCGAATGATGACGATGGCCACAAATCTAAGGCGAAAAAAGACAAGAAAGATGTTAAAACGAAAGAGAAGATCAAAGAAAACAATGATGAACAAACTAGATTGAGGAAACGGTCGATACAGAAAGAAGGAACACATGCAGAGAAAACTGAAAATGAGTTGCAGATTGGATGTCAATCGTTTGTTATACCTGATGAAACAGACCCTGAAATACAGTTTGCATCTTATAGAAAGAGGGCAACTCGTGGACAAAAACAGTGA
- the LOC140043508 gene encoding large ribosomal subunit protein bL20-like → MVFLTGFRLIRSRGPDKFWRKKFIFDQATNFYGRRRNCYRIAVRAVQRAWQFGQKSRKVKKRAARELWNMRINAAAREHGLSYSTFIANIARCDIRIDRKMLSNLAIFEPRSFQSLIELAKAKQDEILVRNLKANPDILMQRFTTQEDILAERLQSLKVNGSKTEGSRQLSDGTPV, encoded by the exons ATGGTGTTCTTAACTGGTTTTCGACTAATTCGTTCAAGAGGACCAGATAAATTTTGGAGAAAGAAGTTTATTTTTGACCAAGCTACC AATTTCTATGGAAGAAGGAGGAACTGTTATCGTATAGCTGTAAGAGCAGTTCAAAGGGCATGGCAGTTTGGTCAAAAAAGTCGTAAAGTGAAAAAACGTGCTGCACGTGAG CTCTGGAATATGCGTATTAATGCTGCAGCTAGAGAGCATGGTTTGTCATATTCTACATTCATAGCAAATATCGCAAGG tGTGACATTCGAATTGATCGCAAAATGTTGTCAAACCTGGCAATCTTTGAACCTAGGTCATTTCAG AGTTTAATAGAGTTAGCAAAGGCCAAACAAGATGAAATCTTAGTGAGAAACTTAAAAGCAAATCCTGATATTTTAATGCAGCGCTTTACAACACAAGAAGACATACTGGCTGAAAGACTACAGAGTTTAAAGGTTAATGGGTCTAAGACAGAGGGCAGCAGACAACTTTCTGATGGTACACCTGTATGA